The DNA region CGACACGCTCGGCGCGCAGCGGCAGCGCCGGCCCCTCCCCCGGGCGGCGGGCCGTCTCCTGCGGCTGGTCGCGCCGGAGGACGGGCTGTTCGGGCGGGGGCAGCGGCGCGTGGGACGCTGGCGCGTCTTGGGGGGACGGCGGGCCGTGGACGGTCGCGGACTGCGGGACGGGCGCCGTACCAGGCGTCTCCTGCACATCGGTGTCGATGCCCAGGAGGATCTGCGGCAGCACGAGCACCGCCTGCGTCCCGCCGTAGATGTTGCTCTGCAGCCGCACGGCGATGCCGTGCCTGCGGGCCAGCGAGGCGACGACGAACAGCCCGATCCTGCCGTCCTGCAGCAGATGTGCCACGTTGACCCGGTCGGGGTCGGAGAGCAGGGCGTTCATCCGCTTCTGCTCGGGACCGGGCATGCCGAGCCCGCGGTCCTCGACCTCCAGGGCGAGTCCGGCGGTCACGCGCTGGGCCCGCAGCAGGACCTGGGTGTGCGGGGCGGAGAACACGGTCGCGTTCTCGACGAGTTCGGCCAGCAGGTGGATCACGTCGGCGACCGCGTGACCGCGCAGCGTGCCGTCGATCGGTGGCACCAGTTTCACCCGCGGATACTGCTCGACCTCCGCGATCGCCGAGCGCAGCACCTCCGTCACGCTCACCGGACTGCTCCACTGCCGTCTCGACACAGCGCCGCCGAGCACCGCGAGGTTCTCGGCGTGCCGGCGGATGCGGGTGGCGAGGTGGTCGACGTGGAAGAGTCCCTTGAGCAGGTCGGGGTCCTCGACCTCGTGCTCCAGTTCGTCGAGAATCTGGATCTCCCGGTGCACGAGGGACTGCAGGCGCCGTGCCAGGTTGACGAAGACCTCGACCTTCTGTTCGTTCCCGGCGCTCCTGAACAGCTGGGACGCCTCGACGACGGCGGACACGGCTCCGTCCTGCGCCCGGCCCATGTCCTGGGCGAGCAGGTCGAAGGCGTCGGCGTCGGGGGCGGCGGGCGGTCTGGCCGCAGGGGGCGGCACGGGTGCGCCCTCGCGGAGCTGTTCCATGACCCGTCGCAGCTCGGCGGCGTCCTGGGCGCTGGTGCGCCGGAGGGCGAGACAGCGGTCGAGCACCCCGGCCGCGACACGGTTGGCGCCGAGGAAGGCCGCGGCCACGGCGGCGACGGCCAGCGCGCCGGAGCCGCCGAGGGCCGCCAGCAGGCTGGCAGACGGCCGGACACCCGAGGACCGTACGGTGAAGATGACGGCGGCGGCACCGCTCAGCACGGCGGCGACGGCCGGCAGGAGGGCCGTACGCAGCACCTGGGGCCGTACGCGGGCGTCGGGGGCGGGGGGCGTGGCGCGCGGCCGGCCGGCAGCCGAGTGTGCACGGCCGCCCGGACGGCCGTGCCGCCCGCCTTCGCGGCGTTCCGGTCGCGCGGTGGGTGCGCGAAGTTGAGACATCATCGTCCTCGGTACGTGGGGCACCAGGAATCGGCATTCGTGTGGTGACACCTACGGTGGTCGGTCAGGCCCGGGTCAACGGCGTGGGCGGACTCGACCGATAGGAGCCCACCGTTGATCACCGACCACACACGGTAGTCGCGAAGCGCCCGCGTCCGATGTGCAGTTGTCGAACTTGCCCACCAGGCGTCCCGCTCTGGTATGAGGCCTCGTACGGGTAGCCGAATCCGCGCGAAGGCCTCTTGGTACTGGTGACCGAACTCCGTTCGGACGAGCGAGTCGCAAGGGCCGACGCAGGACGGTGTCACCACGGCGGGCCCACGGCGGCGAAGGGCCGGGGCACCGGGCGGATCACCGGGGGACATAGAAGACGATCGGTTGTTTATCGACTTCACGGCGGGTACCCGGACGGCGTGTCGAAAGACGTCCGGCAGGGAGATTCCTGTGCGCACGGACGACCGCCGGCACGGCGCCCGCGGTGGTGGCCGTTTGGGGCGGGACACGAGTTCTCCCGTGTGACACCACCAGGCGCGGACCTTCCCGCGTGCATCACCGACGAGCAGAAGGAGATCCACCATGGCCGAGACGAACCCCATCGAGCTGCAGAAGGCGCTCAAGG from Streptomyces sp. B1I3 includes:
- a CDS encoding ATP-binding protein, whose translation is MSQLRAPTARPERREGGRHGRPGGRAHSAAGRPRATPPAPDARVRPQVLRTALLPAVAAVLSGAAAVIFTVRSSGVRPSASLLAALGGSGALAVAAVAAAFLGANRVAAGVLDRCLALRRTSAQDAAELRRVMEQLREGAPVPPPAARPPAAPDADAFDLLAQDMGRAQDGAVSAVVEASQLFRSAGNEQKVEVFVNLARRLQSLVHREIQILDELEHEVEDPDLLKGLFHVDHLATRIRRHAENLAVLGGAVSRRQWSSPVSVTEVLRSAIAEVEQYPRVKLVPPIDGTLRGHAVADVIHLLAELVENATVFSAPHTQVLLRAQRVTAGLALEVEDRGLGMPGPEQKRMNALLSDPDRVNVAHLLQDGRIGLFVVASLARRHGIAVRLQSNIYGGTQAVLVLPQILLGIDTDVQETPGTAPVPQSATVHGPPSPQDAPASHAPLPPPEQPVLRRDQPQETARRPGEGPALPLRAERVDGPNPAAGPPPTRPADGAAAHVSAAGRDDPGTASSTQARPQLPRRSNQEHLVPQLRQAPVPRVEDENALHDPGLMAAFRRGVDLAGAQSAEDPEPGFPYAPPSGLSGQGAGAAAPGTATGDAPEVSVGPQRNHGLAPLPVRGPSTTTEPGGPSGPRLPGPNRPHGPDGP